Sequence from the Montipora foliosa isolate CH-2021 chromosome 12, ASM3666993v2, whole genome shotgun sequence genome:
GCCtttaaacctttgtatgtgctttccgttccaggaaaatcgtcatTGATTAATCTCCAAGCGCTTTTAGGAGAAATGTAGCGCattttagctactttacgaagagaaaacctttgaatgcgagataaaacaaatacgctcgtgcccttgtcacgctatcactggcagcaagaaaaaccatatttcagatcatgactctcttcttagctaaatctaaacaatttcgcttattttatcattgtccatatataacaaaagaaattcgaacactgtacatcaaactcagttacgaataaaaaagTTACGCAGCGCTATCGTACCGGTTATGAAGGCGACTGcaaagttgtgtcacttatgaccctgtcagcacgtcctataaatagtttaaattcctcacaaatacagtctgtgacaaaattcgttggaacagtccacgactatacagatctgaagctttcgcagctcactctcccctcacaatgttgttttaacgctagtttctgagcccaattgtcaaaacaacattgtaggagggcaaggtattataaagtgtttcaacaattttgtctggGACTGTAGCTGCTACTCAAGAGAGACGATAGAACTTGATGTTTTTTACATGCTTGGAAGATGAACACTCACAAGGGTACCGATTCAGAACTGAACCTCGGCACGGACAGCGCCAAAGAATCAATAAGTTACTTAATAAAGGGAACGACCTCGGGCGCACGTGGAAATAATCACAATAACCATGAGACACGTGAAACCAACGTCACGCCAGTCGTCACGCCGGAAAGTCGAGCAAAACGTAACCGGAAATTGATGGAAAAGGGTCTCgaatacaagttagaaatcgccattaaagaaagaaatgaggCCCATTCGAAACTtacaaaacaagttaaaaggatTTATTCATTCCTCCATGAAGGAATAGACTATCGTTCACTCGAAAACAAAAGGGAAACGCTGGATAGTGTAAAGGAATATTTCAACGAAGCACACCAGGTGCTGAATTACCTGAGTCCCGAAGAGGAAAGACAAACTCTGTACCAATACTTCGACCTCCGTGATAGAGAATACCTTGAATGTCGTACGAGAGTTTCTGATCGACTTCGTGAGATAGAGAGGGCAAggtctgagaaaacaaaatctGTAAAGTCGTTCAAATCAAGATCATCTTCCGCTCCATCGCGGTCCTCTCGAAAATCCGCCTTAGCAATGCAATTGGAAGCTGAAACTAAAGCAGCGAAACTAGAAGTAGAATTGAAATTCCTCCAGCAAGACACAGAAGTCAGAAAACTGCAATTATTGAAGGAGGCCGCCTTAGCCAGAGCTGAAGCCTCTACAGCGAGCAAATTTGTTTCCAAAGAAAGCGAAATAGAGAGCTCTGAAAGTCGCGAAGAACAAGAAACAGAAGTTACTAACCCCAATGTTTGCAACACCAAAGAAAGAGAAGACACGCCCTCGCGCAATACTCACACCAAGAAAGAAGATATAGCTAACAAAGGAGATACTCACACGC
This genomic interval carries:
- the LOC137981021 gene encoding golgin subfamily A member 4-like gives rise to the protein MNTHKGTDSELNLGTDSAKESISYLIKGTTSGARGNNHNNHETRETNVTPVVTPESRAKRNRKLMEKGLEYKLEIAIKERNEAHSKLTKQVKRIYSFLHEGIDYRSLENKRETLDSVKEYFNEAHQVLNYLSPEEERQTLYQYFDLRDREYLECRTRVSDRLREIERARSEKTKSVKSFKSRSSSAPSRSSRKSALAMQLEAETKAAKLEVELKFLQQDTEVRKLQLLKEAALARAEASTASKFVSKESEIESSESREEQETEVTNPNVCNTKEREDTPSRNTHTKKEDIANKGDTHTHTTPKREDSNLHAIKTEGTKNEKEPASLPHREIAPLHIQMQRLSDHTQTSYIHKEPSLSDLLSNLEEVR